A genomic window from Triticum urartu cultivar G1812 chromosome 7, Tu2.1, whole genome shotgun sequence includes:
- the LOC125523988 gene encoding ubiquitin-like protein ATG12 isoform X1 → MAADPNHKKVVVNFQSVANAPKLRQSKFKIGGNEKFARVIEFLRRQIHQDTVFLYVNSAFSPNPDELISDLYNDSHQSLSTSSRASSESSFVHLDVQRSGSNKRSFSAYSIWQ, encoded by the exons ATGGCCGCCGACCCCAACCACAAGAAGG TCGTGGTGAACTTCCAGTCGGTCGCCAACGCGCCGAAGCTGCGGCAGTCCAAGTTCAAG ATAGGCGGAAATGAGAAATTTGCGAGGGTGATTGAATTTCTTCGTCGCCAAATTCACCAGGACACAGTG TTTCTCTATGTGAATAGTGCATTTTCCCCGAATCCAGATGAGTTGATATCTGATTTGTACAAT GACAGTCACCAGTCGTTGAGCACTTCAAGCCGAGCCTCAAGCGAAAGCTCTTTCGTGCACCTTGATGTCCAACGTAGTGGCAGTAACAAAAGATCATTTTCCGCATACTCCATCTGGCAGTGA
- the LOC125523988 gene encoding ubiquitin-like protein ATG12 isoform X2, whose translation MAADPNHKKVVVNFQSVANAPKLRQSKFKIGGNEKFARVIEFLRRQIHQDTVFLYVNSAFSPNPDELISDLYNNFGIDGQLVVNYASSMAWG comes from the exons ATGGCCGCCGACCCCAACCACAAGAAGG TCGTGGTGAACTTCCAGTCGGTCGCCAACGCGCCGAAGCTGCGGCAGTCCAAGTTCAAG ATAGGCGGAAATGAGAAATTTGCGAGGGTGATTGAATTTCTTCGTCGCCAAATTCACCAGGACACAGTG TTTCTCTATGTGAATAGTGCATTTTCCCCGAATCCAGATGAGTTGATATCTGATTTGTACAAT AACTTTGGAATCGATGGGCAGCTGGTGGTTAATTATGCATCATCCATGGCATGGGGGTAA